Genomic window (Spirochaetota bacterium):
CCCCTCGAAGTGTTCGTACGCTATCTCAGCACGCTTCTCCCCGTTCTCCATGAGCTTGATGCCGAACGTGAGGCCGAATATCTTCGCGCAGAATATGTAGAAGGCTGCCTTGAGCCGATCCGGCATGATGTCGATGCCGGTGAAGCGCTTGAACTGATGATAATGCCTGAGCTCGTCGGTGGCTATCTGCTCGAGTATGCGCTTATTCTCGCCGGTCGCACGCTTGGCGAACGCGCTGTAGACGATATGCTCGGTCACCTCATTGCGCTGGAAGGCGATGAGCTTCTGCATGCGTATATCTTTTTTCATGATGCCTCCATTCCTGAGCGTATACTACCGCGCTGCCGTATCGAGCCGGGCGTTCATCCGGTAGCGCACGGGCGTCGTTCCCGTTTCGCGCCTGAACATGCGCGTGAAATAATTGCTGTCCGAGAAACCGCAATCATAGGCGATATCGCTTACGCTCGCATCGCTGCTTCGGAGCATGTCCGCCGCGCGGGAGATGCGCACACGAAGGAGATAATCGATGGGGCTTACACCGAAGCATTCTCCGAAAAGACGCGTGAGATGGCGCACCGAGAGACCGACTGCCTTTGCCGCACCGGCAAGGGTTATATTATCTGAAAAATTCGATTCAAGGAAACTCGCAGCATGCGCCGCTTTGTAGTACGTCCCCGCCGCGGGTGCAGATGATGCGGGTACATAGCGCCGTGAAAGAAAGGCAAGGATATCGGTGAAATACGCCTTAACGAGCGCCTCATATCCCGGCTCTTTTCCGCGGAGCTCAGCCCAGAGCGTTTCGATCTTCCGTTCAAGCACGGCAAGATCATGCGTGGAAAGCATGAGACGGCAGGCGAATCCGCTGGCAGCATGCGACCGCGGGCCGATCACGAAAAGCGACTGATACCCGGGAATACGGGCAAGTTCCGGGGCAATGTCCGCCGGGAGCGTGGCCGGATATGAAAGATTGTAAATGACAGTCCCCTCGGTCCTGCTGAAGGCGTGCGCCGTGCCCGGATTGACGACATAAACATCGCCGCGCCGGACCACATGGCGTGCATCGTTGATATGATGTTCGGCAACACCGCCGATGACGACGACAAGTTCGGTGACATTATGGGTGTGCATCTCAAAGTCGCGCGAGAGCGTATGGCGTGAGACGGTGAAGAAAAAACCCTTCGTGTCCACGCGTATGTGCCGGGGCTGCATGGCCGGATAATGCTATGAAACGGCCGAATAATCAAGGCCGGGGCATCGGAATGTTCCTATAATTATTCATATGGACGATCTTCACGAATGATCTTCTCATTTCCCTATCGCTTCATGGAATGCATGTCATCTCGCTGGAGCAGCACATGAACGTCCCGTCTCCTACCCGCGCACAGACAGCATGGCTCACACTCAGGTACGGCATGTTCGTAAGCTTCGGGATGAACACCTTTGCCGGCTGCAGTTGGGGCGACGGCAGGGTCCCGGCTGCGAACTTTGACCCGACACACTTGGACACCGATCAGTGGATGGAAGTCGCCGCCGAGGCCGGTATGAAGTATGCCGTGCTGACAGCGAAACACCATGACGGCTTCTGCCTGTGGCCGACACGCCATACCGAATATTGTGTACGCAACAGCCCCGGCAGGCCGGATGTCGTCGGCCGCTTTGCGGAGAGCTGCCGCAAGGCGGGTATACGCGCCGGGCTTTATTATTCATTGTGGGACCGTAATTTCCCGAACTACGAAGATGATGCCGCCTACTGCGATCTCATGTTCGCGCAGATAGAGGAGCTCCTCACGCAGTACGGCGATGTGATCGAACTGTGGTTCGACGGGGCGTGGGACAAGGATCACCCGACCCGCACCTGGCAATTCGATGAAACCTGGGAACGCGAGCGCACCCCCGGCTACAGCCGCGGAGAACGCTGGCGCTGGCGCGAGCTGTACGAAATGATACACCGCCTGCAGCCGGATTGTCTGGTCGTCAACAATACATCGAGCGATAGGCCGGGCGCGATCAAGTATCTGCCGGTGGACATTCGTACCTCAGAGCATTTCAACTTCATTTACCGAGGCCGCCGGGTAGATACGCGCATGGACCCTGTTTTTATCGACGAGCAAGGCGGTAAAAACTGGATCGCGATGGAGTACTGCACCAGCCTCAATCCGGAATGGTTCTTCATTGAGGGGCGTTATTATCCGCATCCATCCGCTCTCGCTATTGCCGATTGGCTTCGTACGGCGCGCAATGCCGGCGGGAATTTGCTGCTCAATGTCGGCCCTGACAAACAGGGATCGATACCGGAATATCACCGCCCATTCCTGCGTGACGCCGCGCATTTGAGCATGTAAGGAGACCACCATGCACAAGCGGACACTTTCGATACCGTCATATGCGCGTGTTCCCGGCAACCCTGTCATTACACCGGATCCGGCATCCGTATTCGACTGCCCCATGCGCGGACGTCCGATACAATGGGAAGCGCTGCACACGTTCAATCCCGCCGCAGTGGTAAGGGACGGGAAAGTACATCTTCTCTACCGCGCCGAGGACAATACCGGAGCGATGAAGATCGGGGCGCACACCTCACGTCTCGGCATAGCGGTAAGCGACGACGGCATCAATTTCCGCCGCGAGAAAGAACCGGTAGTATTCCCCGACAGCACGCAGAAGGAATATGAATGGGACGGCGGCTGCGAAGACCCGCGCCTTGTGGAGATGGAGGACGGCACGTATGTCCTTACTTATACGCAGTGGAACCGTAAGCTCCCGCGCCTGGCAATTGCAACATCACGCGATCTTCGTGCCTGGACAAAGCACGGTCCTGCATTCTCCGGGGCTGATCGTGACCGTCATTCAAAATCAGGCGCCATTGTCTGTGCATTGAAAAATGACCGTCTCATCGCCGCGAAGGTCAACGGAAAGTATGTCATGTACTGGGGCGAACAGAATATCTCCTGCGCCGTTTCCGATGACGGAATCCATTGGGATGCAGGCGATGTCGTCCTTCCCAAGCGTGAAGACATGTTCGATGCATCCATTACTGAGGGCGGTCCTTCTGCGGTCTTGACCGATGACGGCATCGTCGTCATCTATAACGGAAGCGCCCGCGGGAATTATCCTCTCTCTGATATACGTAACCGCTATGCTGCCGGATGTGCGATATTTGATGCGGACGACACAAAGCGCTGCCTCGCCCGCACGGATGAGCCGTTCTTCAAACCCGAGGCATCGTACGAATTGTCGGGACAATACGTCGCCGGTGACATCTTTTTCGAAGGCATGGTCTATTTCAAAGGGAAATGGTTCATCTACTACGGCGCTGCGGACTCCTGTGTTGCCGTTGCTGTCGCGGATGCATTGCCGTCCCTTGCGGGCTGATACGCATTTCAGCAGATCCATGATACAATGGCATGTAATACTCAAGCATGAACGAGGTGACGTATGATGATCCGGGCGATCATTACCGGTGCGCTTATGGCTTCGGCCTTGATCACGGCACATGCAGCGGATGAAGGACTTGCCGCATGGTGGGGCTTTGAAGATTCGAACGGGGATATCGTCAAGGACCGTTCGGGGAACGGCATTGACGCTGCTGTCATAGGCACGGCTTCCTGGGTAGCCGGACGTCATGGCGGCGGACTGAAGCTCAGCGGCAATACATATGTCGATTGCGGTACGTCGGAAAAGATCGACTTTACATCGGATTTTTCCATATCGTTCTGGATAAAGGCAGAGCCGGTCTCCGGCGGCAGCGGCTGGACGGGGCTGGTGAGCCGATACGAATCAACAAAGGGTTTTGACATCAATCTCATGACGGGCACCGGTAATTTCGAGATCGGGGCGCGTGGTACGCCGCAGATCGTCGCGGCGAAGATCGGGACACCGGTCATCGATGATACCTGGCATCACATAGTCGTTGTGTTCACGAAAGCCGGTTTCACGCTCTATCAGGACGGCAAGCGGACGGCGGAGAAGAGCGGGACATGGGGGCCGGCGAGCACAGCAGCGAAATTCCTTATCGGCAAACGCGCCGGGGTTGGCTCATTCACCGGCGTCATCGATGAGGTGCGCGTGTTCAGCCGCGCGCTTTCTGAGAACGAGGCTGCCGAGGAATTCACCTTTATTCCGTCAGCGGCTGTTCAGAAAAAACCGGCCCCCTCCGCGGCCGCAGGATCGGCGAATAAATTCCTTACCGCACCCGACGGAACACCGCTCATCATGCCGACGCTCGGCAAGGAAGGGGTGATAACCGCCGGTGATAAAATGCTTGTCCTGTCCAAGGGCGGCTTCAATTACCAGGTGAACGGCCTTGAGATGTTCCGTCTGCGGCTCCTGTGGGGCGATAAGTCCTGTTACGGAGAAGCGAACGAGAAGACGACCGTCTCTGCTGATGTGAACGTGGAAAAGCGCGAGATCATCGTACGCGGCAAGACCGGCTGCCCGGCACGGCCGGATGCGGCCTTCGAGATGCGCGCTGTCATCGAGGATGACGGGCGTATCCGCATCAAAACAAAGTTCATCGATGTCGGCGACTGGCAGTTCTACCGCTTCTTCGGACTGCGTTTCAACAAAGCGGTCATGGACGGTCTTGCCTACCGCGACGGCGGCGAGGTCATGACCATCGGTGCGGCGAAAGCGCCGAAACTTACATCGGGGACGGTGGAATTCTTCACCGACAAGCCGGATTATGCTATATCGTTCACCCCGAAGGGTGCGCATGACCTCCGCGATGAACGCCCGGCGCAGATAGACTATTGGCTTACGGTGAACGCTGAACAGGAGACCGAGGTCGTCATCGACATGCGCAAAGTGAGCGCGGCAAAGGCACAGTCTCTCAAAACGGAAACGACCGATGACAGTGATCCGTATCAGGTGGCGAAATATAACCGCGTGGAATTGCCGAACTACAAGGCGTCGCGCAATCTCATACAGAACCCGAGTTTTGAAGAGGGACTGCACGGCTGGGAAATGGGCGGCGTTGGATACAATATCGCCGATCCGGACCATGCGCGAGAATGGCTGCGTGTCGTATCCAATGAGTCGCAGCATGGGCTCTCATCGGCGCGCATACAGCTTCGCAAACAGACCGATCCGAATTTCATACCTATGCCGGGGACGATATCACCGTATACATTCCAGCCCATCCCCGGGAAAAAGTACACGTTCAGTTTCTACGCGAAAGCCGATGAGCCCACCGGCGTGACGATGATAATAGTCACCAAGAACTGGGGCAAGTGGATGCACGATAAATATTTCGGCGTCGGCACGTCCTGGCAGCGGTATACGACGACGTTCACCGCTACCGATTCGCCGGGAGCACTCACGCTCGGCATCGGCTGGTCCGCGGGAGCCATAGTCCCGAAGATGACAACACCCCTTGTGAACATCTATATCGATTCCATCCAGCTGGAGCAAGCCGAATCGGCGAGCGAGTTCACCGTCAAGCCCGTGTCCATATCACTTGAAGGCACGGGCGAGGTGCAGTACCTGAACGACGCGAAGCAGCTATCCGTGACGCTCATCAACAATACGTCCGTGGGCCGCACGGTCGACGCAAAGGTCATCGTACGCGATTACTATAAGCGCGAGGTGTTCACGAAGTCGCTTGCTGGTGTTCCTCTTGCGTCCGCGGGCAGGCACACCGCACTGATAGATGTCCCCGATGCCATGGACTATGTCGGTGCATACAGCATCAAGGTCGTTACGAAAGATTCATCCGGTCTTGAGGACTATGATTTCTTCCGCGTCATGGTCATCAACCCGTTCACCAAAGAACGCCTTCTTTCAATGAAGAACCGCCTCATCTTTTCCTGGGGCAATCCGGTACCCGTATCGCATGCGGCACGGGCGCGCGAGCTCGGTCTCGGCGCATTCCAGACCGGCGGCATGTTCCCGGTGCCCAAAGAGCTTTATCAGGCGTTCGATGATGAAGGCATACTGATGATGACCGGCATATTCGGCGACAATCATACGACCGACCGCGGGACGGGGATATTCTCCATATTCACCAATCTCCGCTTCGAGACATCGCTCGAGAGCCCCACGATGAAACGCATGTTCGATTCGCTCCCCGAATATTTCCGCACGTTCAAGCATCACAAGTACTGGAAGTACATGAATGAGCCGTACATGGACAGGCTTACGATACCGAGCATTTACAATCCGAAGACGCATGTTGAGATGATGGAACGCGTCTACGGCATACTGAAAAAAGAGATACCCGATGCCGTCGTCTATTCATCCGACCCGTGGGAGAACCATGAGAATGCGCGGCGCTGGCTCGGCCTTATTCTCAAGAACGGCGGTGCGAAATATTTCGATATACTCGCGACACATCCCTACCGCGCAAAACCCGAACAGCCCGATCTTGAGAAGGACACCGAGGCGCTCATTGCCATGGCCGATGAGAACGGTTTTAAGGGCGATATATGGTACACCGAGGGCGGGCTGTATGCGCGCAATAATATCCCGAAGCTCGGCATTCTGCCGACGAAGCCCTTGAGCGAGGACGGCATACGCTTCTCGCGCTTTACCGGCGACATCATCGGCGACCGTGTGGGGTATTCGCTCGCGATGCGTAGCTTTCTTACTACGCTCCGTTACAGCGACCGCGTGAAGATGTTCCTCTACTGGACAAGCGCCTATGCAATGGACCATATCACTGGTGTTCCCACCGAGCTCGGCACGCTCGTGAACTATGCGGCGAACATCCTCGGCAACGCGAAATTCGTCCGGGCATACGATTATGCGAAGACGACACGTACCTATGTGTTCGATAACGGCGAGGGCCGCGGCATTGCCGTGCTCTGGGACTGGGACGATGCGCTTGAACGCCGTGAACGTGCGCCGTACCGTTTCCGCCTTGCCGACGCGGCGAAGCTCAAGATGACCGATTCGTTCGGCAGACCGCTTGCCGTCGACATAAAGGACGGGAGCGCGGTGTTCGATATCGATTTCCAGCCGCACTACATTCGCGCCAAAAGTGTGGGCGATCTCACGACGGCGCTCGACCGTTCGCGCATCGAATTCCGCGAGGATGAGATCATCGATGCTGCGCTTAGCATGAGCGAGGCGCGCACGCTTTCAATTACCGTCAATAATCGCGACACGAAAGTGTTCTCCGGGGAATTTGCCGGTACGGTGAACGGCATAAGCATAAAGGAAAGCCTCTCGATACCGCCGCTCGCTGCGAAAGCGATCACCGCTGACGTGTCCTCGTCAATTGACAGAACGAAGGCGCGCTTTGCGGTGAACGTTGCCGGGGCGGTGATCGCGAACGGGAAGTCCTCCCGTGATGTGAGGACATCGATACCGGTGCTTATCTGCGAGCGGGCGAAGGGAAGCATCACTATTGACGGCGACCTTTCTGACTGGAAGGGATATCGCCCGATACCGATGGGACATGATCGGGCTGATGTGATCGAGTTCGCAAAAGGCGCATATGGCGGCATGGACGATATATCCGCAGCGGCATATCTCACCTATGACGATGAGAACCTGTATCTTGCGCTCGATGTGAAGGATAACGCCCACCGTCAGTCGAAGTCCGGCGGCGGCATGTGGACTGGCGACAGCGTGCAGATCTTTCTCGATCCGTTCAGGGACGGCACGGCAGAACGTCCGAACATGTATGAGGATTACGCCTATATCTTCGGCAAGGGCAGCGCCGGCGACGAAGTGTTCAGGAATCTCACGCCGGAAAAACAGGTCGCCTTCCTCGAGAACGCCGTCAGCGAAAAGGGCGTTGACATCAAGGTCGTTCGCGATGAGGCGGGAAAACGCACGGTGTACGAGCTTCGTTTCCCGAAGAAATACATCATACCGGTGCCGCTCAAAAAAGGCGTTATAGGGCTCGGCATTATGATCAATGATGCCGATGCAGCCGATGAAAAAGGGAATGATGCGCGGAAGTCGGGCGTGACAACAGCGCCGGGAAAGGAATTCTGGAAACAGCCGCAGAACCTCTCGCAGTGTGTGTTTGAATGAGGCGCCGCACATTCTGCAAAGTGACGCGCAGATCTTACCAAGCGGCATTAATATCCGCCGAGAACATCTTACTCACTGTGCGCTATAATCATCAGTACGGTACGTTCTGATATGACGTGTTCGAGGAGATCCCCCATGCGTTCGATAGCCGTTTTCATGCTGTTCGCATCGCTTTGTTCAGCGGAGATGGTCCTGCGTTTCCCCTTCGACGAGGACAAGGGGACAAGCACCGCCGATGTCTCCGGCGCCGTTACTGCTCTCGCTCAGAATTGTACCTGGACGGACGGGCGGTCCGGGAGCGCGCTCAAATTCACGCCGGCGGAAAAGTCCGCGGTCATCGTGAAGGCGCCGCTTCGGGTAAAGGACATATCGATATCGCTCTGGTTCAAGAGCGACAGTGATCAGAAAGATCCGCATCTTGCCTGCTGCATCGGCGACGGCAAGCAGGGGTTCCGCATCTTCATGAACGGCAACATCATCATCTGGCAGCTCCCGTCAGCGGAGATAGCCTGGGGGTACCGGCTCGGCGCAACGGCAGCGAGCGTACCCGGACAGTGGAATCATGTCGTGTGCACGTATGACGGCGAGGCGATGTATATCTATCTCAACGGCAAAGCGGCGGGATCGATGAAACGAAGCGGCTCCATCGTAACTCCCACCGTGCCGCTTATCATCGGCGCCTACAGCGATGCGGGCACAGCGGTGTTCTCCGGATCCATCGACGACGTCGCTGTCTACGACAATGCGCTTACGCTCGAGGAGGCGAAGGCGCTCTATGCATCGGCGGATGCGGCAAAGGGTGCTGCGAAGACGGAACGTATCGATATGAACGTGTCAGCGGCGGAGGCGATGCGGAATGTCCCCAATGAATTGAAGAACGCATCGTTCGAGGAGAGCGGCCAGTGGGCCATGCAGCATCCCTGGACGACGGCTGAGGGCGGTATTGCAGGACCGCGTACCGCACAGATAGCGTACGATAAGGACAAACATCACAAATTCCTTGAGCAGACCGTGACCGTATCCCCGAACGCGTTCTATGCGATGCGCCTCTGGTTTCGCTCGGAATTTACGGACGATACGCATATCGTACGCGGGCTCGGCTTCTTCGCCGGCAATGCGAAGAACGAACCGCTCTTCACCTACACATCGCACAATGCCGAGTTCGCGTATTGGGTGCCCGTGTATCATTTCTTCAATTCGGGAGAAAGCACATCGGCGAAATTCTCGGTGTATCTTGAGGGCTATTCCGCGGCCGCCAACCTCTGGGCCGACGATGCCGCGCTCTGGAAATTATCGGACGACGAGCTCAAAGGGGCTCTCATACCCAATGCCGATTTTGAACTGAACGCGAACGGCGATTTCCCCGTGTGCTGGGCCGACGGCTTGGGCTGGCAGAAGGAAAAACGCCCGCCGCTGAAAATATCGACCGATGACTCCGCCGATTTCATACGCGGCAAAAGCAGCCTAAAGCTTGACGGTTCATCGTTCACGGCAGCGGATACGGAGAACGGCGTCGTGTCCGTGGCCGTACCCGCGATCACCGGAAAGGAATATCGTCTTTCTGTCTGGATGAAAGCAGAGAAGCCCGAGACCGCGGCGAGGCTCATGATAGACGGACATCAGCCGGGAAAGACGCACTGGTTCAAGCAGACCTATGTCACGCTCGATACCGCCTGGCGGCGCTTTACTTTCGACGCGCGCATACCAGATGCTGCTGACGCGAAATACTATCTTCCCGCGCGGCTTGTCATGGCGCGCATCATGGTCAAAGGCCCGAACGTCATCTGGGCCGACGAAGTCAAACTTACACAGAAATAGGGGTTGTCATGGAACGAACGATACGCATCATCACGCTCACTATGTGTGCGGCGGCCGTACTTTCCGCGAAGAATCTCATCAAGAATTCAAGCTTTGAGACGGGGCTTGAGGGTTACGGCGTACAGCGCGCGGTACCGGCGGCGAAAGAAGCGGCCGATATCCCGTTCGCGCTCCCGCGCATCGACTCGAATGAGAGCGTGCATGGCCGAGCGAGCGTGCGTCTTGAGTGTGTGAACGGCTCCGGCGTAAAGGTGATAATGAAAGAAGTCGCGCTTGAAGGCGGCAAACGATATACGTTCTCCATACGCATGAAGGCATCGCGCCCAAACACCAAGGTCGTGCTCGATCTGAGAAGCGCGGAGGAGGAAAACATCTATAACGGCACGGAGCGCTCCTGCCTTGTCGGCACGGCATGGGCGGACTATTCGCTCTCGCACGCGGTACCCAAGGGGCGGAAGTACTATCATATACAATTGCACTGCAACACCAGCGTCCGTACCGCCCTCGATGCAGATACGACGCTCTGGCTTGACGCCGTACAGATGGATGAAGGCGAGAGCACGCTGTATGTCCCGCCCGCACTAGAGCTCGGTATATCGAGAACGCGTGCGCGCGCGTATACCCTCTCGGCGAACGAAGCATATCCGGTGCGTGCCGTTGTACGCAATAATGGGACCGCGCCGGTATCCGCAAAGATATCCTACCGCGTTGTCGACGATTATTTCGGCAGAACGGTAAAGACCAGCGAGGCTCTCGTGAATGCAGGAGCGGATGCATCAACAGTGGAGATGATAGACAATGTCTCGCCGATGAAGCGCGGGAAATATACGCTGACCGCGGAACTTATCGTCAATGGATCTGTCGCCGATACGAGTGTGCTCGATCTTGCCGTCATCGATTCAGTAAAAACGAGCGCGTTCACCGACGGGTATGCCGTTGCGGGACAGGGATTTCCGCATGCGGTCAATCTCGGCGTGGGCTTTAAGGACAGGCCGCTCTTCGTGCTCTTCGGCAATACCGTGAGCGACTGGTTCGATTTCTATGCCGAAGGCGGGCACCGCATCGTACGCGACTGGGGCGGCAGCGACAATGACATGCTCCTCTGGCGGCACATCGAGCCCGAGGAAGGGAAATACGACTGGGCCATGGCCGACCGCTTCCTTGAGGAGTCGATGAAGCGCGGTATGAAGGTCATGCCCACGCTCGGCGGCTGGTGGTGGATACGAGAGCCCGCGAAGGGATGGGAGCCCGAATATTTCCCGGAATGGGCGATACCGCGTATGAAATTCGGCGTCGGCGCGAACGCGGCGGAAGCGGCGAAGGGCGCGCGCATGTGTCTTACACCCCCCGAAGAACTCACGGAATGGCAGCGCTTCGTTAAGGCATGTGTTGCGCGGTATAAAGGGCGCATTACACATTGGGAGATACTGAACGAACCGAACGTGAACATAAGCCCGGAGTATTACACCGCATATCTTGCGATGATGAACCGCATCATAAAGGAAACGGACCCCAACGCGCGCGTCGTCGGTTTCTGCGCCACCGGTGATCTCGGCGGCAATATCGGCAAATTCCTCGAGGAATGCTTCAAGCTCGGCGCGCTTACGCACTGCGATGTCGTGTCGTATCACGCGTACGGCGCTCCGCTCGATTGGTCGGCGCCGATGTCCGCGGAGGCGAACAATGCCGGCATACGCGCGCTCGTGAACAAGTACGGCGGCGAGAAGAAGGAGATATGGAATTCCGAGCTTTACTATCTCGGCAAACCGACGAAGAACGACTTTTATCTCCAGCCCCTTATCAAGGGACATGAGCTTGCGCGGCGATATCTTATCGATGCAGCGAGCGGAGTGGGAAAGTCATTCACCATACCGTGCGGCTATCTCAAGAAGTCCGAGCTCGCCCCCAATTACTGGCATTCGTCCGATTTCCTGAGCGGCGATCTTATCCCGAGCCATCTCTTTGTCATCAACAATACGCTTGCGCGCGAGTTCACCGGCATTCGTTTCACGAAGCAGATAACGACATCAGGCCGCACCAAGCTCTATCTCTACGAACGTGCCGCAGGACCGATAGCAGCGGCATGGAGCTATGACCCGGGGAATAAGCCCTTCATCATGACATTCCCCAAAGCGGCTGGCAAAGTACGCCTCATCAATATCATGGGGAACACCATCGATGTTCCGGGCGGAAGTGACATCGTTATGGATATCGACAATACGCCGTTCTACATTGTGCCTGCCAG
Coding sequences:
- a CDS encoding sugar-binding protein; protein product: MERTIRIITLTMCAAAVLSAKNLIKNSSFETGLEGYGVQRAVPAAKEAADIPFALPRIDSNESVHGRASVRLECVNGSGVKVIMKEVALEGGKRYTFSIRMKASRPNTKVVLDLRSAEEENIYNGTERSCLVGTAWADYSLSHAVPKGRKYYHIQLHCNTSVRTALDADTTLWLDAVQMDEGESTLYVPPALELGISRTRARAYTLSANEAYPVRAVVRNNGTAPVSAKISYRVVDDYFGRTVKTSEALVNAGADASTVEMIDNVSPMKRGKYTLTAELIVNGSVADTSVLDLAVIDSVKTSAFTDGYAVAGQGFPHAVNLGVGFKDRPLFVLFGNTVSDWFDFYAEGGHRIVRDWGGSDNDMLLWRHIEPEEGKYDWAMADRFLEESMKRGMKVMPTLGGWWWIREPAKGWEPEYFPEWAIPRMKFGVGANAAEAAKGARMCLTPPEELTEWQRFVKACVARYKGRITHWEILNEPNVNISPEYYTAYLAMMNRIIKETDPNARVVGFCATGDLGGNIGKFLEECFKLGALTHCDVVSYHAYGAPLDWSAPMSAEANNAGIRALVNKYGGEKKEIWNSELYYLGKPTKNDFYLQPLIKGHELARRYLIDAASGVGKSFTIPCGYLKKSELAPNYWHSSDFLSGDLIPSHLFVINNTLAREFTGIRFTKQITTSGRTKLYLYERAAGPIAAAWSYDPGNKPFIMTFPKAAGKVRLINIMGNTIDVPGGSDIVMDIDNTPFYIVPASIDKSAFTALLESVTVRGKNPLELFAQYSFRGASPALAFEVKNTAPEDVSCFINARVRGDAVTLPVSGKEKIIPALSAKTFFLPLEAKSEWSRASILLQAEVGDRIYDFPATIYPKPSRMCTALSTPITVDGTLTTAEWANTARVILDRREQIKEGDASSWSGADEFSGVISVVYDADALYIGMNVKKAGGRGERRDRDAAWDGDALELFIDTDPDAMLDTPTFTKHCFQMLFGLPTPKHPGIFCMKRGMTDKQIDPASITHATAENASGYSLEVRIPWGEINGARLSGGGVMGFDAGIDNNTSGQRKWQMLWCGKNDNYKNRMNYGRLILQ